The DNA sequence CTCGATGTTGTGCAGCACGAAGCGGTACTCGTGCAGCAGGGTGTTGCACTTCTCGCAGTACCACTGCAGTCCGTCCTCCAGGGCGCGGTCATCGCGTTTGCACTCGATCACCAGGCCCACGGTATCGGGACCACGACGCGGTTGATGCGGCACGTTCGCGGGCAGCAGGAACATCTCGCCCTCCCTGATGGGGATGGTGACGGCCTTGCCATCCTCCTGGATGCCCACCTCGATGTCGCCCTCCAGCTGGTAGAAGAGCTCCTCGGTCTGGTTGAAGTGATAGTCCTTGCGTGCGTTGGGGCCGCCGACGATCATCACGATGTAGTCGCCGGCATCGGCGTACAGGTTCTTGTTGCCGACCGGCGGCTTGAGCAGCGCGCGGTTGTCGGCGATCCATTGCTTGAGGTTGAACGGTCGACGGACGGCCATGGCGGTGGAGGGGTTCCGCCGCAAGTTAGGGCCGCTCTGGCGAAGGCCGGCGTCAGCGCTCGCGCTTCTCCACGCGACCGGCCATCAGCAGCAGGGCACCGTTGGTGCGTTGCATGCCCATGGTCCATTCGGGGTCCTGGGCGAACATGCCGGCCTTCTCGTCGTAGCGGATGCGGGCGAAGGGGAAGTCGAGCTCATCGGTGCTCACGCCGTTGTACTTCGCCTCGGCCAGCATGCCGATGTCCATCACCAGGGGTTCGAAGACCAGATCGTCCGCCGCCTTGGGGAAGTGCGTGTCGATCTGAACGCGCTTGGGCACGAATCCGGCCTTTCGGAACTCGATGCTGAAGCTCCGGTTCAGGGCCAGGCCCAGGGCGAACCTGCCGCTCCTGTCCGTGGTGATGGAGCCCACTTGTTCATTCTCCCTGTAGGTGATCACTTCGCAGCCTTCCAGCTTGCTGTCACCG is a window from the Flavobacteriales bacterium genome containing:
- a CDS encoding 3-hydroxyanthranilate 3,4-dioxygenase; the protein is MAVRRPFNLKQWIADNRALLKPPVGNKNLYADAGDYIVMIVGGPNARKDYHFNQTEELFYQLEGDIEVGIQEDGKAVTIPIREGEMFLLPANVPHQPRRGPDTVGLVIECKRDDRALEDGLQWYCEKCNTLLHEYRFVLHNIEKDFLPRFREFYGNEALRTCRNCGHVMATDPRFS
- a CDS encoding carboxypeptidase regulatory-like domain-containing protein; amino-acid sequence: MRSRPFRSAVALLIPIAGLFSIPTARAQSGGEEVVLPITGRITDGDSKLEGCEVITYRENEQVGSITTDRSGRFALGLALNRSFSIEFRKAGFVPKRVQIDTHFPKAADDLVFEPLVMDIGMLAEAKYNGVSTDELDFPFARIRYDEKAGMFAQDPEWTMGMQRTNGALLLMAGRVEKRER